One Candidatus Goldiibacteriota bacterium genomic window carries:
- the yqeK gene encoding bis(5'-nucleosyl)-tetraphosphatase (symmetrical) YqeK: protein MAKSYVPPALRAAVKKHLNKYSYKHAIGAEKIGVKLAIRFGENPEKAALACLLHDCAKDMDHEEQHSYMKLHGIKRDIKYPRLSALFHSRTGAHMAQYSFGITDKDVLAAIANHTVGKKGMTGLQKIVYVSDFIETGRRYIGSKKLRERFLKDKNISLDELVMEVVKEKMNYLISSGHLIHVNAVSLWNELVEKKNKVLTGNKRL, encoded by the coding sequence ATGGCAAAAAGTTATGTGCCGCCCGCTTTAAGGGCGGCGGTAAAAAAACACCTTAATAAATACTCCTACAAGCACGCGATTGGGGCGGAAAAAATAGGGGTTAAACTTGCGATTCGTTTTGGCGAGAATCCTGAAAAAGCCGCGCTTGCCTGTCTTTTGCATGACTGCGCCAAGGATATGGACCATGAAGAACAGCATAGTTATATGAAACTTCACGGAATAAAAAGGGATATTAAATATCCAAGGCTGTCCGCGCTTTTTCACAGCAGGACAGGGGCGCACATGGCACAATACAGTTTTGGAATCACCGATAAGGATGTACTTGCCGCTATTGCAAATCACACAGTGGGAAAGAAAGGGATGACAGGCCTTCAGAAAATAGTGTATGTCTCTGATTTTATAGAAACAGGCAGAAGGTATATTGGGTCAAAAAAGCTTAGAGAAAGGTTTTTAAAGGATAAGAATATATCTCTTGATGAATTGGTTATGGAAGTGGTAAAGGAAAAAATGAATTATTTAATTTCATCAGGACATCTTATACACGTAAATGCGGTTTCTTTATGGAACGAGCTTGTGGAAAAGAAAAATAAAGTGTTGACGGGTAATAAAAGACTTTAA
- a CDS encoding HD domain-containing protein: MSKFSFNNGDEIKLLLVEDEKSLAKYLQISLMDEAGNVFNVKNANYLNEALEIAEQEEFDVVLLDLNLPDSNGLDTLIKFRQRFPDTAIVILTGLEDKEFSLQAVKEGAQDYLVKGETEAGVLVRSIFYAIERNRFILDRRKGRIELEESYEKLKTISDGIILAMEKIVETRDPYTAGHQRRVAQLAKAIAIKLKLPKETVNAIFIGGIIHDIGKIYVPAEILSKPGKLSTIEFSIIKTHPQVGYDILKNINFPFPVDKIVFQHHERMDGSGYPLGLQEEEILIEAKIISVADVMEAMASIRPYRAALGPEAALNEIKTNRGKLYFADAVDACVELFEKDNFTFDK; this comes from the coding sequence ATGTCAAAATTTTCTTTTAACAATGGCGATGAGATAAAACTTCTTCTGGTGGAAGATGAAAAGAGCCTTGCCAAATATCTTCAGATATCCCTTATGGATGAAGCCGGGAATGTTTTCAATGTTAAAAATGCCAATTATTTAAATGAGGCTCTTGAAATTGCAGAACAGGAAGAATTTGATGTGGTGCTTCTTGATTTGAACCTGCCTGACAGTAATGGGCTTGATACGCTTATTAAATTCAGGCAGAGGTTTCCTGACACTGCTATTGTTATCTTAACCGGGCTGGAAGATAAGGAATTTTCGTTACAGGCGGTAAAGGAAGGGGCGCAGGACTATCTTGTCAAAGGCGAAACAGAAGCGGGGGTCCTTGTAAGGTCTATTTTTTACGCTATAGAAAGAAACAGGTTTATTCTAGACCGCAGAAAAGGGCGTATTGAACTTGAAGAAAGCTACGAAAAACTAAAGACGATATCAGACGGAATAATTCTGGCAATGGAAAAGATAGTGGAAACACGTGACCCCTATACGGCAGGGCATCAGCGCAGGGTGGCGCAGCTTGCAAAGGCAATAGCCATAAAACTTAAACTTCCTAAAGAAACTGTTAATGCCATTTTTATCGGCGGCATTATTCATGATATTGGCAAGATTTACGTCCCGGCGGAAATTTTATCAAAACCGGGTAAACTGTCCACAATAGAATTCAGTATTATAAAAACTCATCCGCAGGTGGGGTATGATATTCTAAAAAATATTAATTTCCCTTTTCCTGTTGATAAGATAGTATTTCAGCACCATGAAAGAATGGACGGCAGCGGGTATCCCCTGGGATTGCAGGAAGAGGAAATACTTATTGAAGCAAAGATTATAAGTGTGGCTGATGTAATGGAAGCAATGGCGTCAATAAGGCCGTACAGGGCGGCGCTTGGACCTGAAGCTGCTTTAAATGAAATAAAAACAAACAGAGGCAAACTTTATTTTGCTGACGCGGTGGATGCATGCGTGGAATTGTTTGAAAAGGATAATTTTACATTTGATAAGTAA